The window TCTCATACAGGTATTAGGTGAAAAGAAGCTCACCTAACACAAGCAAAAATTCCAATCCTTCTTCGATTTCTAACCAAAATTAGCTCACCCAAAACAGCAAAAATCCCATCCTTCTTCCATTATTAAACCAGATTACACTCTACTAAATGCagcatttttttcccttttcctttaaCATGAAAAtagcaaagtttttttttgggtagaAACTAATGCGGAAACAGTGAGCTAAGCATCACCTAACCACACACGCACGAGCAGATACAGCAGAAGAGAACACCTGCACCAGTCCACATCGAAACGCGATCTcccgttcttaaaaaaaaaaaggcgatcTTTTCACCAACTCCAGAATCCCAGATCGCCATGAACTCCGGAAGAGGAGAAAAACAAATCTTGGCACGCCAAGTTTTTTTCAAGCAGCCCGAAACGCCATTGGCTATGATTAGAAAGCTTTTCTTTTCAAACTCCAAATCTCAAACGGGTcgatctcaaaaaaaaagaaggattaATCTCAGATTGGTCAAAGACCAGGGGAGAATCTACCAATGACCACCCAGAGACCACTTTTTTTACCCGACCACCGTAACAAGGAAACCGCACGGcgagatccgccgccgccaccggcgagaGAGGGGAactgggagagggagagagacgcACCGATCCGTGAAGAGCATGCCGAGGCCGAAGCAGAATGCGCAGAGCAGCAGCATCCTCCACCGCGCGGAGGACCGCCTGTCCACCGCGCCGCCCTTCCCCTTCATCATCATCGCCGCCAGCCGAGCTCCagcgcgccccccccccccccccgggatcttGGCCGCCTCCAAATCGtcggaaccaaaaaaaaaaaaaaaccctgacCACCAACAAGACGAAGAACAAGAAGCTCCCCCCGTTGGCGCGGCaaggcccaaacccgcgaggaGATAGAGAAGAAGAACAGGGAGGGGTCAGAGATTGGCGGTGAGCCGaccggagaagaggaagaggagagatgaggaggaggaggaagcagctGCTGGTTTTGCTTTGGTTTGCTTGGCTTCGCCGTCTCAAACAAACGAAACTATGGAGCGCGTGATGGCCTCCTCCTTGTTTTTGCCTTTCCTTTTTCCTCACagcttttaaaaattattattcACTATTAACATTTCAGtttccttttcctctctttcttttctttttcttttgtttttgtctttCTCCTTTTGAGCTGTGCTGCTGGTAAGTACAGTATATTTCTTCTGTTTTCCAACTCtgtttcttcctcccttttttttcttcaaaaatctCTTCCCTCGAATTCAGTGGGTGGGTCCATCATCTAGCAACCCGGGCTCGTCGATCAAtatgtaatactccctccgtttcacaatgtaagtcattctagcattttccatattcatatagttgttaatgaatctagatatataaatacgtctagattcattaacaactacatgaatgtgggaaatgctagaatgacttatattgtgaaacggagaaagtagtatTTTAATATTGATATAAAAATCGaaaatattatctaaaaaataagaACTAAAAATAGAATTGTCGATTTGTCCGGcctttaaaaaaattttcttgGCTTTGCAGCTACTTTAATTGTGGCATGAAAAATTCTTCATTTGAAgtataaaagggagtatattaagAATGAATATACAAATGAAGCAACATTGCAATGGTTGTAGAATTAATACAAAATGTACTTTGGTGTGCTTTGGTTGGATACAAACCCATTAGTTGTTTAATCATGTGATGTTACGCTGGGCTAAATTATTACTATTAGCCAGAGAGGACGGGAGTACCTGCTGCTTGGTTGGATTACCTGGGACAGTGTGTTGAGTTAGGTCACCAATGCCTCTCTTGGATGTGACCACATGAGCTAATTTTGGGTCTCCACATGTTACAAAACCAcattttgaaatttgaacagATGACCAAACATAAGAAAATTCAGTAcaaacaagtaaaaaaaatatacagcCAATTTGATATGCTGGCATTCAGAATTAAAATGGATAAACTTAATAACTAGGAGTAGTAGCAAAAGGGGAATAAAAGAATAATCCAATTAGATGTGCTGGCGACATTGGAGCTAGCCAACACGGTTGGGAATTTCTTTTGCCAGTCAAGCCGGAGATTCGATAGTCAAGACGCAAGCACCACTCTGATTAATTAGGAAACAATGGTTAAGAGAATCATTAGTGCATGCTAGTTGTTAGGCAGGAAGAAGAACCATGGTCCAAAAGTCCAAACCGCCAGCTTAGCTCAGCTCAGTTACGTGCATTCGTGCGGCAACACCAACGTGCCATGCACGATGAGTTGGCTGGTAGTGACATTTTACGCAATTCCGATGGTTGGCTGGAAACTCGTCGATACATTGTATGACATGAAAGCAtatgtaatatttttttataagcaCAGCACAACATAGAAACGCAGACCCCCACTATACGGGTACACTCATCCCTAtaacacacatatataatacTAATATGTTTTCTTAATAAATGATATGGTTAACTTTCTGATATGTTTAATCACCCGTCTtacttaaaaaacttttatgaatgCTGTTTGTTTTGTTGTGATTTGTTTTACCATAAGAAAACTTTAATCCTAACTTGTATTTAcactatttttttcataacacaAATGATTAAGTAAAAAAGTTAATAGTGCCGTATGTTAGAAAAACGGATACAAGTAAACTACGAATGCATAGATGTACAATAATCTTCTTCTAGAACGAACTTACTTTCATGTCGGGACACCggccaacattttttttttctttgagatcTGGTTCTGCATTATTTCGATCCAGTTGCTGGTTCTTTCCCCCCTCCTATTAAAATATACAACGGATTCTATTTTGCTTGCGAACACAATGGATTATacacattaaaaaaaacttaatttattTATGTGAACATGTAAATGATGACTTGTTTGGCATATGCTTTACATAGCTTGTGGCCAGTCCAACTTATGGCCtaagccaaaaaagaaaaagaaaatctcccCTTGGTTAATTAAGCTTCACTGCTAAACAAACCTATCTGAGGTGGTGTGTCAAGCATTGACAAAGATTTGTCATTTGTGGATGTTGATGCATGAGCTTGTGATCACAAATCACAATTAGACGCCGGTGGACAACCCATTTTCTTGCAGTGGTTGCCTGGCAGCTCGTTTCTGAACCAGCCAATCATTTCACAAAGCCAATAAGCTTTGAGCCGGGCCTATATAATTATGATTAGATTCTGCACCAAAGATTCTACATGCATGGACCACAATCGcatacatatatgatttgatGTCATATATATACCAGTACTTTATTATGTAGGGAGATGATTTGCAAGCTTAACATTGACCATGTTAGGTAGTAGAAACATTCTATCTAAAATGGATACTAGAAGGTCAGGTTAGGTAGAAATGTTTGGTAAGTTTCAACTTGCAAAACTGAATGTTCTTTTTGGAAGTAATTGGGCTATGGCATGTGACTTTGTGACACTAGAGGTTTCAGACTGTTCAAGTGGCATACTGGAGCTGCTTCTCTCACTTTTGACATTGTTTGGTAGTGACATACTAATCATACCCATGATCTAGGAACTATTTTTCCCCCAACCCAACAGAGTACACCCTCTGTAGGCTATGTCCAATAGACAATTCATGTATAAAAGTGAACTTAATTTGAGACAGAGAATATAGTAACTTGGAAATGGcgacatgaattttttttttgttcaaacaGCCCCCCTAAGTAGTACTACAGTAATGTCAACAACCAAATCCCAATTGAAAATGATTGATAACTGATAAGCACAGGAGTGGCATGGCTAATACTTTGCCAGAAAACCATGCCTTGTTACACCCTATCGTCTTCTGCATCAGAGGTTTGGTTGGACCAATACATCAAGTGAAGTCTTCAGAAAAGGGACTTCTTTAGCTTAGAAAAGCCCCCTGCAAATCAACACCAACTCATGAACTGTTAATTAGAATCCACGAATATACTCAGGACGTGTATTGTAAGGCAAAGAAAATTCCCACTGTTCTACAAAGATGTGTATCTGTCAGTGGCCTACTGGTCAAGCTCAAGCAGGATAACTTCAGACAAGTCTATGCATACATCTCCGTGGAACATGTGGAATGCAATTGTGTAAAGCAGGTTGTAAAGTTATTATCAGTTGCTAGTAGACTTAATTTAGGTAGGAAACGTATCTAGGACTCAAGGAAGTATTTTCTGCATGCAACTACCTGGACTTggtttttctaaaaataaagaGGATTATGGATAGCTTACAGATGCAGTATACTGACCAGTCTAGCATTTAGGTTGGACATAAGCAGATGATGTGATACAAGAGCTTACTTGTCATACCTCACCCAATCTTCGAAGTGAATACATGTCCCCAGAAATATGAATTATTGATTCCACATAACTATTTCTTTCTGATTGAATCATATTTCGCATTCTTATCGTTTAAGTATCAGATATTTCGTATTCACTTAGGGATGACATCTGAAACGGTTATCCGCGATAAAAAAAGACATCTGAAATGGTTAACATTTAATAATAAACTAGCTAAATGCCCTTGCTTTGCTacggataaaaggaaaagaatatCATAATACTgcattaaataaataaaacattttTTCATGATTACGTTACCCACCTTTTTGCTACAAGGAATACTCACCTCAATTTAATTTTATGTGGCTATCTATGTAGATCTAGTTGTTATGTAATATTAAGAAGTTCAAGGGATAATGTATAAAACCACAATGGGAATAGGTGATGTAATCTGCCACCACCATTAGAATctttttaaaggagtatagaaaACCATATGTGCAACAAGTAAACTTCATGTAAAATTGGTTAGCGCAAAAAGATATAGATCCATATATGCTATTTATATTCATAAAGGTCTGTTTACTCCAAAGTAACACAGTGAAACTAACTTGAGCTGCTTGTTATGCAATTATATTTACAGAGTTACTAAACTATGAGCAGAACTGTATAGTGCGACACAAAATTTCACATATCCCGTAACAAGGTTATTTCCGAATCGCCTTTACATTCCTCGTCTATCTTGGCATACTTGTTAAATCAATCTTCAGAATGACAAGTCCAGTACATCAACCCACTGCAAGGCATAAATATCACCAACACCATAAAAACCAGAAAAATAAGGGTGTGAGGGAAAATGTAACACAAAGAAAGGTAGAGCTAATACCTTATAAGCACAAACACAGACTGTAGGACGCCAGCAACACCAGTCCATGCAGATGGACCTGTATCTGTAAGTGCGTCTTGGACCAAAAAACCAACAGCCCCAGCCAAGGAAACAAAAGACACCACGTATGAAACAAAAAGCCAGAGTTTCAACCTGCAATTTAAATGTAATCATTGTCATACAGTGGATAATGAATGACAGACAGATGGAATTGTATTAATATGGAAAAGTTACCACTTTACAAGGGAGTAATAGTAGACAGACACAAGTACACAACAGATCAGACAGGTTTTTAGATATCATCATGACTCGACATACTGGTTTATGCATGGCCGTCTTGGCTTGTCAGAGGTTTGAATAACAGAATCATCTTTTAAAACACCAGCATGCAGAAAACCAAATCGAACATTCGATAAGTTGCGGGTAGTAATAATGAACTAACGACTAATATGATGTGCCATTCTGTTCTTAGTTTGTGTGGCACAACTGTTGTCAGTATAATGTAGATGTATCCCTCAGAAGAGTAACAGATCGAAGATGAATGAATGATTCACTCTTATTCCATGGTAATCTCGTTCACTCATTGACAACGAAAAATCATGCTTCATATATTTCTCTGAGAAAGTAAATCACAGTTTACAGAGCCATATACCGTTTCCATTGTCTCGTATCATTGCCATTCTAGCATCTATTCCTTTATATCCCAAAACTAAATTAAAGAAATATGGCTCTCTTCTCCACGCATAGAATACAAAATGAGCACTACTGTGTTCCTAATCACATTTCGCAAGTGTAAACACGCATtcttcagaaagcaccaaaaactAACAGCTCTGAGTTGCACCAATGGATGCATGCGCGTAGCACTAAATCACAACTGGCAAGGTTAAGCATTATTAATCTTCCCAAATCAAGCTCCCAGACCAGTAAATAATCTAACCATAAGCAGCGATAGCACTGATACCCATGAATCAGTAAATCATGACTGAAGTTTCCAACACTCCTGCAAAACCAGAGGCAGGATTGCAGAAACCCTCGCAAACTAAACACAAAACCCACCTAAAAAAAGGAgcgaaaaacaaagaaaaaaaacttaaaattatCCCCTCACCTCCACTCGGAGTCGTCGTAGGGCGAGTAGTAATTGTAGTTGGCGTCTTCCCTCTTCACGCAGTTGAACATGAGCGCGGCGAACGAAGCAAATAAccctaaaaaagaaaagaaccaaACCCCCAACACCCTCGATCGGTTAGGTTAAAGGCTTCAATCTTTCGATCTTTGGGGGATTAGGGcgagagaggaagaaggtggtGTTACCGGGGAGGTAGTGAAGGaacgggacggcggcggcgctgcagaCGACGGCGTCGACCCAGAACCACCAGCCGACCCCGAatacggcgccggcgacgcccggCCCCACCACCGCCCACACCGCC of the Oryza sativa Japonica Group chromosome 2, ASM3414082v1 genome contains:
- the LOC4329713 gene encoding uncharacterized protein, which produces MDTTSFPAVWAVVGPGVAGAVFGVGWWFWVDAVVCSAAAVPFLHYLPGLFASFAALMFNCVKREDANYNYYSPYDDSEWRLKLWLFVSYVVSFVSLAGAVGFLVQDALTDTGPSAWTGVAGVLQSVFVLISGLMYWTCHSED